AGCCTGGGACTACCTGGAGAAGACCCTCGAATTCGAAGAGTTACTACCCCTGACCCTGCGCCGCTGTATGGAGAAGGCCAGCCTTCTGGATGAGCGCAGACGCTACCTCGACCACCTCGAAAGCAAGATTCTGCAGCGTACGCGCGACCTTGCCCAGAGCAACGAGCAACTCGCCGCGGCCCTGCGCGAACGGGCGATGCTCAAGTCCCGGCTCGACGAAGCGACGAGCGAACGGCAGCGGCTGGAGGGTGTCATCGAAAAGGGGCCGGCCGTGACTTTCGTCTGGGAGAACTCGCCGGGTCTCCCCGTGCTCTATGTGACCAGGGGGGTGGAGCGGTTCGGTCGTTCCCTGGCCGAATTCCGTTCGGGAGAGGCGTCTTTCCCGGATATGATCCCGCTTCTTGACCGAGAGGCTTTCCGCGCGGCCCTGGATCGGGTGCGCGGAGGCGGCGAGGAAACCCTGTTCCACCGTCTCGCGACCGGAAAAGGCGAGGTTTTGTGGGTCGAGACGAGGCTTTTCGCCTCGGCCGGAGAGAGAGGCGTGGTGGACGTTTTACACGGCGTGGTCCTGGACGTGACGCCCGGAATGCGGGCCCAGGAGGCCTTGCGCGAGAGCGAGGCGCGCTATCGGGCGCTCTTCGAGGATTGCCCCGTGTCTTTGTGGGAGCTCGATCTTTCCGCGCTCAAGCGCTACGTGGATGAACTGCGCGCGGGCGGTGTGAGCGATCTTGGCGCCTATTTTCTTGCCCATCCGGAGGTCGTGCGCCGCTGCGCCGCGAGCATCGTGGTCATGGATACGAACCAGAGTTCGGTGCGTGTCTTCGGGGCCTTGGACAAGGGCGCGCTGCTCTCCGATCTCGGAGGGCTGTTCATCGCCCAGACGTACCGCACGCTGGCCGAGTTCGTGCTTGTCATGACCTCGGGCCAGCGGCACTTCACGGCCGAAACCGAGCACCGCACCCTGGACGGCAGGACCATGGTCTCCGCCGTTCAGGCCCGGGTGGCCGCCGGACACGAGGAATCCCTCTCGCGCGTCATCGTCTCGCTGCTCGACGTCTCCGACCGGTGCGAGGCGGAACAAGCCCTGGCGGACAGCATCGAGTTCGTCTCCCAGGTGCTCGGGGCGCTGCCCGATCCGGTCTTCGTCAAGGACGCGAACCATCGTTTCGTGCTCGTCAACGACGCCGTGTGCGAGTTCACGGGCATGAGCCGCGAGGCGTTCCTGGGCCGTACTGACCGCGATCTCTTCCCCAGGGAGCATGCCGAGCGCATCTGGAAGGTGGACGAGGAGGTTCTGACCACGGGCGCTCCCGCCATGCTGGAGGAGCCGCTCGACATGCGCGACGGGAGCGTGCGCTATCTGTCCACCAAGAAGGCCGCCTTGAAGCTCCCCACCACGGGCGAGACCGTGTTGGTGGGCATTGTCCGCGACATGACCGAGCGCAGGCTCATGGAGCAGGAACTTATCGCCGCTCGCGACAGCGCGGAGGCGGCGGACCGGGCAAAGAGCGAATTTCTGGCCAACATGAGTCACGAACTGCGCACGCCCATGAACGCCGTTATCGGCATGAGCGAACTGGCCCTGGAGACGAACCTCACGGACGATCAACAAGACTATCTGCGGACCATCCGCGACTCGGCGAAGACGCTTTTGCGCATTGTCAACGACATCCTCGACCTCTCCAAGATTGAGGCCCGGCGACTCGAAATGGTCAGCGCTCCTTTCAATCTCGACCTTTTGGTCTCCTCCGTGGTCAAGGCACTCTCCACGGAGGCGGAACGAAAGGGGCTTCGCGTGACCGTCCTCATGGACGACGCCGTGCCGCGAAGGCTCAGGGGGGATTCAGGACGGCTGCGCCAGATACTCGTCAATCTCGTGGGCAACGCGATCAAGTTCACGGACCAGGGGAGCGTCGCCATCCGTGTGGATATCGAAAAAGATTCGGCGACGCTGAACGGCGATGCATTTTTGCGCTTCGAGGTGAGCGACACCGGACCAGGCATAGCAGCCGAGCGGCGAAAGGCGATTTTCGAGCGCTTCACCCAGGGCGACGGCTCGATCACCAGGAGGCACGGCGGAACGGGCCTCGGCCTGGCCATCAGCAAGCGGCTCGTGACCCTCATGGGCGGCGAGATCGGCGTCGGCGGCGAGCCGGGCCAGGGCAGCACCTTCCACTTTACGGCGCGTTTTGCGGCCGACGAGGGAAGCGGCGGGCACGATGCGGAGGGGATACTCGACCGTCGAGAGGCGCTGGAGCGGCTTGGTGGGGACGAGGCGTTCCTGTGCGAATTGATCGAGGTCTTCAGCGCGGACGCCCCTGCACGTCTCGCGGAGCTCGAGGCGGCCGTACAGGGCGACGATGCGAACGCCATCCGTGACACAGCGCATTCCATCAAGGGAGGGGCTGCGGCCGTGGGCGCGGTGGCCGTGCAGGCCGCTGCCCAGGTCATCGAGGACGCCGCGGCCACGGGCGAAACGGCCACGATGCAGGAGAACCTGTCCCGGCTGCGTTTTGAACTTTCGCGCGCTCTGGAAGTGCTGAACCAAGGGCGCTGAACCGTCTCGGGCAACGCGTCGCATGGCGTCGCGAAAGGCCTTCTACAGGATCTGGCTCAGGAAGAGCTTGGTGCGCTCGTGCTCGGGGCTCTTGAAGAAGTGCTCGGGCGTGCCCTCTTCAAGGATCTCGCCCTGGTCCATGAACAGGACGCGGTCCGCCACCTCGCGCGCGAACCCCATCTCGTGCGTGACCACGACCATGGTCATGCCGTCGCGGGCCAGCCCCTTCATGACGTCGAGAACCTCGCCGACCATCTCGGGATCGAGAGCGGAGGTGGGCTCGTCGAAGAGCATGACCTTGGGGTCCATGGCCAGGGCACGGGCGATGGCCACGCGCTGCTGCTGTCCGCCCGAGAGGTTGTCGGGATAGGCGGCGGCCTTGTTGGCCAGACCCACGCGGGTGAGCAGGGCCATGGCCTTCTCCTCGGCGGCCCGCCGTCCCCGGCCGCGCACCACGGTCTGGCCGATGGTCACGTTCTGCAGCACGTTCTTGTGCGGGAAGAGGTTGAAGGACTGAAAGACCATGCCCATCTCCGCCCGCGCGGCGTTGATGTTGGTCTTGCGGTCGAGGATGTCCACGCCGTCGATGAGGATCTGGCCCTGGTCCGCGTGTTCCAGACGGTTGAGACAGCGCAGGAAGGTGGATTTGCCCGAACCCGAGGGGCCGATGATGACCACCACCTCGCCGCGCGCGATGTCGGCCGAGACGTTGTTCAGCGCCAGCAGCTTCTGGGGTACGTAGAATATCTTCGAGATGTTGCGGACCTGGATCATGACTGCACAATCTTCCGTTCAAGATAGTTGGTGAGCAGCGACAGCCCGAAGGTCAGGATGAGGTAGAGCAGGGCGCAGACGAAGAAAATTTCGAAGGGCTGCAGGCTGACGGTGACGACCTCGCGCGTGGCCTTGGTCAGTTCGCGGATGGCGATGATGCCAAGGAGCGAGGAGTCCTTGATGAGACTGATGAACTGTCCTGCCAGGGGCGGCAGGATGCGGCGCAGGGCCTGGGGCAGGACGATGTGGCGCATGGACTGGAAGGCGTTCATCCCAAGGGATCTCGCTGCCTCGCGCTGGCCCCGGTGGATGGACTGGATACCCGCGCGCACGATCTCGGCCACATAGGCGCCGGTGAACACAGCCATGGAGGCGATGCCGAACCACAACGTAGGGATCTGTGGGATTCCCTTTTGCTGCAGCAGGTTGTTGACCAGCGTGCCGAGCACGAAATACCAGATATAGATCTGGACCAGGAGAGGAGAGCCGCGAATCAGCTCGATGTAGGTGATGGCCCAGTATCGGAAGAATGGGTTCTCGGAAAGCCGGGCAAGACCCGTGACGAGCCCGAGAACGATGCCGATGACGATGGCTACGGCCGAGATGTAGAGCGTAAGCCAAGCGCCTTGCAGCAGGATGCCCGGCTTGGTGTGTGTCTCGGTGCCCAGCACGTCGCCCGCGTAGATGGTGTCGCCGGTCGAGACGCGCAGGCCTTCGGTGGGAACGGTGTAGCTCTCTCGCTCCTCTCCGTCCGCGACCGTGACCACGCTTTTGTCGCCCTTGGCCACGATGGAGGCGACCTCGCCCATGAGCATGGAGCGGGTCTCCACGACCTGTTCGGCGACGAAGTATTGAGGAACCCGGTACCAGCGCCAGACATAGTCGATCTGCTGGGTCGAGTAGTAGAGCAGCCAGCCAGCCACGATCAGGCTGACAACGAAGGCGCTCTTCCAGAACCATTGATATGCCAGGCTGTGCCCGCTTCGACCGTGACTCATCTGCGTGTTTGATCCAGGGTTCGCGTCGCAGGAAAAGGGAGGGGCCGACCAAGCCCCTCCCCTTGGGAATTATCCGATCGGCCCTACTGGACGTCCTTGGTCCACTCGGTGCCTTCGATCCACTTCTTGTACATGACTTCGTAGCGGCCGTCGTTCTTCACCTGGCGCAGGAAGTGGTTCAGCCAGTTGAGGAAGTCGGGATCGCCCTTGTTCACGGCCCAGGCCAGGGGCTCGTAGGTGAAGGGGGTGTCGAGGTGGACGACCTTGCCCTTGCCCTGCTGGTCGTACAGGAAGGCACAGTTGGGCAGGTCGTACACGTAGGCGTCGGCCTTGCCGTTGAGCACTTCGAGGAAGGCCTCGGTCTCGGTCTCGAAGGACTTGTAGGTGGCCCTGGGGATCATGCGGCGCACGGCCTGCTCGCCCGTGGTGCCGAGCTTGGAGGTGACGGTGAACTTGGCGTCGTTGAGGTCCTTGTAAGACTTCACGGCGTCCTTGTGCTTCATGTTCAGGAGGATGGTCTGGCCGACGACGATGTAGGGGTCGGCGAAGTTGATCTTCAGGTTGCGCTCTTGAGTGATGGTCATGCCCGAGATGATGATGTCGAATTTGTCGGTCATCAGGGCGGGGATGATGCCGTCCCAGGCGGTGTTCACGGGCGTGAACTTGACGCCCATGGCCTTGGCCATCTCTTTGGCCATATCGATGTCGAAGCCCACGAAGTTGCCGTTCTTGTCCGTCATCTCGAAGGGCACGTAACCGGCTTCGAAGCCGACGCGCAGCTCGCCGCGCTGCAGGATCTTCTCGATCCTGGACTTCTTGGCCAGGTCGATGTCCTGGGCCACGGCCTGGGCCGCGACGAACACGCAGATGAGCATCAAGCCAATGACCTTGACCACATTCTTCATGATGCGCTCCTTATGCTTCCGTTTAGGTTTTCATCCGCCGCGCCGCGCTGCGGTCAGTAGGATTTGCCTTCAGTGAGCAGTTCCTTGACCAGCATCCGCTTGCCGCATTTAGGGCACTTGGGTATGTCTTCCTTGGGAATGGAAATGATCTCGGTATGCCTGCAAACTGGGCAGACCACCTCGACCAGAGACTGGCGTTCCCTCTTCTCGTCGCCCATAACGCCTCCTATGGCCGCATGTTGCAGGCAGTTGTCATTAGCCTCAAGAACGTCAAAAAGACAAGAGACTTTTTTCGCGAACAATCGTCTGTAATCCTTGCGGGTCGCTGGTCGGCGGCGCGTCAACGGGGACCTTGTCCGTTCGCTTGCCCTGGCGTGGGCGGAGCGGATAGGGCTTTCAACCCCGGCGCAAATGGGGTATTACCCGGCGCAGAAAATATGCAGTATTTTCGTGTGCCGGGTTATCAGTACGGCCCGCCAAGGGCGGGCTTAAGCGGCGCAGCCGCGGGAGCGCAAAGCTCTTTTTTTGCGCTCCCAGTAATAGGGGAACGACTTCGCCACCCACCAAGGAGATCAGTCGCATGGGTTTTCTTTCCGCCAGCGCCAGCTTCACCCGCTATCTGCCCACCAGTGACGTGCCCGAGAACCTCTGGCGCGAGCTTCCGGACCTCCTGAAGAAGTTCGCCTTTCGGGACATCGACCACACCGCGGACGAGCGCTCCTTCGGCTGGTCCTGCTTCGACGACTGGCTGGACACCGAATGGAAGGCCGCGCCGCCGGAAAAGGGCAATTATTTCGCCTGGTTCCTGCGCCTCGAAACCAGGCGCGTGCCGCCCGCCGTGTTCAAGAAGCACGTGGAGATCGCCCTGCGCGAGTACAAGGCCGCCATCAAGGACGACGAGAAGCGGTTCGTCTCCAAGGCCCGCAAGAAGGAGATCAAGGAGCAGGTCGAACTGCGCCTGCGCGCCCGCATGCTGCCCATCCCGGCGGTCTTCGACGTGGTCTGGGACATGCGCACCCGGGTGGTTTATTTCGGATCGACCAACGCCAAGGCCTGCCAGCTCTTCCAGGACTATTTCAAGGACACCTTCGATCTGGAGCTCGAACCGCAGACCCCGTTCCACCTCGCCGGCCGCATGCTGGGCGAGGAGGCCGTCTCGCGCCTCGAAAACCTCGAAGCCAGCAGCTTCACCGGCTGATTTTGGGAAGTCCCAGGCAAGGGCGGGCATGTGATCCGTGCTTGTCGTGCACTTCGTGCGGTCGGTTTGACTTTTTTTGCGCCGCCTTCTTGCAAAGGGGCAGGTATTGGCCGTAATGAGTAGGAAATGACTCTCCCCTGTTCACAGACGCCCCTTCTCCATGCGCCGCACCCGCTGGCGCGGCGGCGTCTGGCCCTTTCAAAAGCCGGCGGTCATGCGGCGCGTGCCGTTCACTGCATGCTTGAGGCGCGCCTCCTCACAGCCTTTTTGATCCTCGCCGCGCTGCTGCTTTCGGCCATCCCGGACCAAGCCCATGGCGCGCCCTCAACCGCCGAGTTCTCCGAGCTTTTTCAGCGTGTCCAGGCACCCGCGCACGAGGCCCGATTGCCGGTGACGATCCAGGCGGCGGCGATCATCGGGGCGTTCATGATCACCGGGCTCCTTGCCGCCTTTATTCATCGCAACGCAGTATTGACCCGGATAAACGCCAAGCTCGTGGCCACCATGGCCCAGCGGGGGGCTGCCGAACAGGCCCTGGCCGAACAGGAAGAGACCCTGCGCGCGATCCTTGACGCGCTCTCGGCCGCGGTCATGGTCATCGATCCCTCGGATCGCAGCGTGGTGCTGGCCAACCCGGCGGCCGCCCAGCTCGTGGGGCTGCCCGAAAGCGGGATCGTCGGACGCCATTGCCTCGATTTCTTCAGGCCCGGCGGCGACGACCTGTGTCCCATTTTGGATCACGGCCAGCCCGTGGACAGGGCCGAACGGACGCTCAAAGCCGACGACGGGCGGGAAATCCCCATCCTCAAGACCGTCACCAGGGTCCGGATGCGGGGGCGTGAGTTCCTGCTCGAAAGCTTCATGGACATCTCGCGCCAGAAGGAGACCGAGGGGCGGCTCTCACGTTCGCTTGCGGAAAAGGACGTGCTGCTGCGGGAGATCCATCACCGGGTGAAGAACAATCTGCAGGTCGTCTCCAGCCTGCTTTCGTTGCAAAGCAGCGAGAGCGGCGACCCGGGAATGGCCGAATCCATCCGCAAGAGCAGGCAGCGCATCCGGGCCATGGCCCTGGTGCACGAAAATCTCTACCGTTCCGGCGACATCGCGCACATCGACAGCGCCACCTACCTTCGCGCCCTGGCCGAGTCCATCTCCGCCGCCTATTCCCAGCCAGAGCGCAACATCCACATGCTTTACGACCTGGCCGACCACCCGCTCGATGTGGATCAGGCCGTGCCGTGCGGCCTGTTGGTCAACGAACTGGTGACCAACAGCTTCAAGCACGCCTTTTCGGCGGCGATCGGCCGAGCCGGTCTGGTCCGTTTTTCGACCAGCGTGGAGAACGGGGTCTTTCGCATCGCGGTGGAAGACAACGGCCGGGGCATGTCAGACAAGGCGGCCTCTTCGGCCAGCCTGGGCATGCAGCTTGTGGAGTCGCTGGCCTTGCAGCTTCGGGGTGGATTCAGGATCGAGGACCGGGGCGAGGACGAGGGAGGAGGAACTCGTGTGGTGGTAGAGTTTCCCGTGCGCGGCCCTGCTCCCGCGTCTCAGCAGTAGTCCACGGTGTCCCAGGTCTGGCGGGCGAGGTCGAAGCAGAGCATGCGGCCGTAAAGGGCGCTTTTCTCGCCCAGGAGCAGGCGCACGGCCTCTCCGGCCATGATCGCGGACGCCGCGTAGATGGCCGGAGGCTGCGTGCCGAGCGTCTCCTCGGCCGACTCGCCCTGGCCCATCAGGCAGGCCGGGCCGGGCCGCCCCGGCACCACCACGGCCACGTAGCCCGACCATCCGGCCACGGCCGCCGTGACGAGCGGCGTCTCGACCACGCGGCAGGCGTCCTCCAACTGGGCGCGGTGGGCCAGCCCGCCCAGGCAGTCCAGGGCCACGTCCGCGCCCGAGACGAACGCGGCCAGAGCATCGGCCGCAAGAAACTCCTTCCGCCCCGCAAAACGCACCGCCGGGTTGACCCGTGCCACGCGGCGCGCCGCGGCCTCGGTCTTTTGCAGTCCGATGTCGTCCTTTTCGCAAAGAAGTTGGCGGTTCAGGTTGCTGTCCTCGAAATGGTCGCCGTCCGCGCCCCGGATATTGCCCACGCCGAGGCGCGCGAGCGATTCGAGCGCAAGCCCGCCAAGCCCGCCAAGGCCCACCATGGCCGCCGTGGCCCGGTGCAGGCGAAGCTGCCCCTCGATGCCGAACGCGCCGAGATTGCGCAGATAGCGGGCCGGGACCACGCCGCGTTCAAGGGCCGCGTCGTACACGGTCCACGGCTCGGCCCCGGTCTCGCGCGAGACGCGGGCGAGCGTCGCCTCGTCCGCGACGAGCCGTTCGCCCAGGCCGGGCAGCTTTTGGGGCCGCGCACTCCTCTCGATGAGCGCTGTGAGTTCGGCGTCCATGGCCGTGTCTTCCCCGCTGGGCGCGGGGCTAACCGCCGCCCACGGCCGGGAACAGGCCCAGGCGGTCGCCGTCGGCGAGCGCGGTCTCGGGGGGCACGGCCTTGCCGTTGACGAAGATGATCTTGACCTCTTCGGGCGGCACGCCGAGCGCGGCCATGGCGGCGGCCACGGCGGCCCCTTCTGGCAGATCGAGCAGGCCGTCTGCGGGCGTGAACTTGCCGAGCGTTGCGAAACAGCGGACTTCGATTTTCATGCCCATTTTCTACACGGGCGCCGCGCGCTTGCCAAGAGCCGGGAGCGGACGCGGCCTTTTTTGCTCGCTTCCGCTCCCGGCCAGTGCCGTTATTCGCCCCGCAGGCGGGCGGCGATGTCGCGGGCGGCCTTTTCTCCGGAGAGCAGCATGCCGCCGAAGACCGGGCCCATGCGGTAGCCGCCGTAGCAGGCGTTGGCCGCCATGCCCGCCACCCAGACGCCGGGGAAGACCTC
The genomic region above belongs to Alkalidesulfovibrio alkalitolerans DSM 16529 and contains:
- a CDS encoding ATP-binding protein, whose protein sequence is MPESDSLPCLLVIDADVDACATVAEVLDGEFSVVSARSGALGIEMFLARRPVAVVVDLRLPDIDGLDVLSALSKDSPETPLVVITDEGHRRDTIEAFRRGAWDYLEKTLEFEELLPLTLRRCMEKASLLDERRRYLDHLESKILQRTRDLAQSNEQLAAALRERAMLKSRLDEATSERQRLEGVIEKGPAVTFVWENSPGLPVLYVTRGVERFGRSLAEFRSGEASFPDMIPLLDREAFRAALDRVRGGGEETLFHRLATGKGEVLWVETRLFASAGERGVVDVLHGVVLDVTPGMRAQEALRESEARYRALFEDCPVSLWELDLSALKRYVDELRAGGVSDLGAYFLAHPEVVRRCAASIVVMDTNQSSVRVFGALDKGALLSDLGGLFIAQTYRTLAEFVLVMTSGQRHFTAETEHRTLDGRTMVSAVQARVAAGHEESLSRVIVSLLDVSDRCEAEQALADSIEFVSQVLGALPDPVFVKDANHRFVLVNDAVCEFTGMSREAFLGRTDRDLFPREHAERIWKVDEEVLTTGAPAMLEEPLDMRDGSVRYLSTKKAALKLPTTGETVLVGIVRDMTERRLMEQELIAARDSAEAADRAKSEFLANMSHELRTPMNAVIGMSELALETNLTDDQQDYLRTIRDSAKTLLRIVNDILDLSKIEARRLEMVSAPFNLDLLVSSVVKALSTEAERKGLRVTVLMDDAVPRRLRGDSGRLRQILVNLVGNAIKFTDQGSVAIRVDIEKDSATLNGDAFLRFEVSDTGPGIAAERRKAIFERFTQGDGSITRRHGGTGLGLAISKRLVTLMGGEIGVGGEPGQGSTFHFTARFAADEGSGGHDAEGILDRREALERLGGDEAFLCELIEVFSADAPARLAELEAAVQGDDANAIRDTAHSIKGGAAAVGAVAVQAAAQVIEDAAATGETATMQENLSRLRFELSRALEVLNQGR
- a CDS encoding amino acid ABC transporter ATP-binding protein, which encodes MIQVRNISKIFYVPQKLLALNNVSADIARGEVVVIIGPSGSGKSTFLRCLNRLEHADQGQILIDGVDILDRKTNINAARAEMGMVFQSFNLFPHKNVLQNVTIGQTVVRGRGRRAAEEKAMALLTRVGLANKAAAYPDNLSGGQQQRVAIARALAMDPKVMLFDEPTSALDPEMVGEVLDVMKGLARDGMTMVVVTHEMGFAREVADRVLFMDQGEILEEGTPEHFFKSPEHERTKLFLSQIL
- a CDS encoding amino acid ABC transporter permease, yielding MSHGRSGHSLAYQWFWKSAFVVSLIVAGWLLYYSTQQIDYVWRWYRVPQYFVAEQVVETRSMLMGEVASIVAKGDKSVVTVADGEERESYTVPTEGLRVSTGDTIYAGDVLGTETHTKPGILLQGAWLTLYISAVAIVIGIVLGLVTGLARLSENPFFRYWAITYIELIRGSPLLVQIYIWYFVLGTLVNNLLQQKGIPQIPTLWFGIASMAVFTGAYVAEIVRAGIQSIHRGQREAARSLGMNAFQSMRHIVLPQALRRILPPLAGQFISLIKDSSLLGIIAIRELTKATREVVTVSLQPFEIFFVCALLYLILTFGLSLLTNYLERKIVQS
- a CDS encoding transporter substrate-binding domain-containing protein, coding for MKNVVKVIGLMLICVFVAAQAVAQDIDLAKKSRIEKILQRGELRVGFEAGYVPFEMTDKNGNFVGFDIDMAKEMAKAMGVKFTPVNTAWDGIIPALMTDKFDIIISGMTITQERNLKINFADPYIVVGQTILLNMKHKDAVKSYKDLNDAKFTVTSKLGTTGEQAVRRMIPRATYKSFETETEAFLEVLNGKADAYVYDLPNCAFLYDQQGKGKVVHLDTPFTYEPLAWAVNKGDPDFLNWLNHFLRQVKNDGRYEVMYKKWIEGTEWTKDVQ
- the rdgC gene encoding recombination-associated protein RdgC produces the protein MGFLSASASFTRYLPTSDVPENLWRELPDLLKKFAFRDIDHTADERSFGWSCFDDWLDTEWKAAPPEKGNYFAWFLRLETRRVPPAVFKKHVEIALREYKAAIKDDEKRFVSKARKKEIKEQVELRLRARMLPIPAVFDVVWDMRTRVVYFGSTNAKACQLFQDYFKDTFDLELEPQTPFHLAGRMLGEEAVSRLENLEASSFTG
- a CDS encoding sensor histidine kinase, whose product is MLEARLLTAFLILAALLLSAIPDQAHGAPSTAEFSELFQRVQAPAHEARLPVTIQAAAIIGAFMITGLLAAFIHRNAVLTRINAKLVATMAQRGAAEQALAEQEETLRAILDALSAAVMVIDPSDRSVVLANPAAAQLVGLPESGIVGRHCLDFFRPGGDDLCPILDHGQPVDRAERTLKADDGREIPILKTVTRVRMRGREFLLESFMDISRQKETEGRLSRSLAEKDVLLREIHHRVKNNLQVVSSLLSLQSSESGDPGMAESIRKSRQRIRAMALVHENLYRSGDIAHIDSATYLRALAESISAAYSQPERNIHMLYDLADHPLDVDQAVPCGLLVNELVTNSFKHAFSAAIGRAGLVRFSTSVENGVFRIAVEDNGRGMSDKAASSASLGMQLVESLALQLRGGFRIEDRGEDEGGGTRVVVEFPVRGPAPASQQ
- a CDS encoding HesA/MoeB/ThiF family protein, with the protein product MDAELTALIERSARPQKLPGLGERLVADEATLARVSRETGAEPWTVYDAALERGVVPARYLRNLGAFGIEGQLRLHRATAAMVGLGGLGGLALESLARLGVGNIRGADGDHFEDSNLNRQLLCEKDDIGLQKTEAAARRVARVNPAVRFAGRKEFLAADALAAFVSGADVALDCLGGLAHRAQLEDACRVVETPLVTAAVAGWSGYVAVVVPGRPGPACLMGQGESAEETLGTQPPAIYAASAIMAGEAVRLLLGEKSALYGRMLCFDLARQTWDTVDYC
- a CDS encoding MoaD/ThiS family protein, with amino-acid sequence MKIEVRCFATLGKFTPADGLLDLPEGAAVAAAMAALGVPPEEVKIIFVNGKAVPPETALADGDRLGLFPAVGGG